The genome window TTTTCAGCACTATAAGCCAAAACAGTCATTATCCCCATTAAAAAAAATAATAGTAGTTTTTTCATTTTCCCTCCTTATTTTCTTGTTTTGTTTAGATATTTAAGTACTTTATTATATTCAGTTTTATGCCATGCCACATCTTTTTTGGCTCTGTAGCTTTCTATTTTATCTGCTCTTTCCATCTGTGCTTCTACACTAGGTACTTCGACTTCTGTTTTATTTTTTTTGGCACTAAATGAAACTACCCCCAAAACCAACATAATACTAACCATGATTTTTTTCATACTTTCCTCCTTATATAAATTAAACAAAAAGTATTTTTTAACTATATAATAACATATATATTGAACTAATTCAATATAAAATATTTAATAACAAAACACAACATTATGATAAAACAAAAAAAGTCACTGATATAATATCAGTGATTTTTTCTTATTCTGCGTCTGGCTTATCTTTTTTTGTCATTTTAATTTTTCCGAGATTAATCAGACCTTTTTTGTCATAATCTTTTATTATGTCATTTAACTTATATTTATCTACAACTTTTTTCATAATTTCAAGTCTGTCGTTGTTGATTTTTTGCTGGAATAAGAAATTGTAAATTTGTGTATAAGCATCTGCGATAGTGAAATTCAAGAATGATTCCTTATTCATTTCATGGAAATTCTTAACTTCATCTTCTGTTACATTCACTTTTCCTGACAAGCTTTTTTCTATGTAGTAGTTTATTTGTACTTTGTCTTTAATCTCTTCTATTTCATCAGCTTCAGCAGTGAAAAAATCCTCTTTTTTCATCTCTTCAAGCATTATTTTGTCAAAATATTTTGCAGTAATTCTCACTGAGTTATTGCTCATATATTTTACTTCATCATTATTCAATACAAGTTCACCCTGAAAATTAGCTATAATATCCTGTATCATTTTAGTTTCATTAGCTACTAATTTTTGTCTGTATAAAAAGTTGTAAATTTGTGCAGCTATATTGTCAGAATTGCTCTCATTCTGATTAGCAAATAATCCTCTGTTTGCATTATAGAAACTCTGAATTTCGTTATTTGTAACTGTAACTGTACCATCTAGTTTCTTTTGGACATAGAATCTTACAAGTGCATTTTCCTGAAGAAAATCCATCTCTTTTAATTCTGCCTCTGTTCTTTCAGCTTGCTTTGCTTCATATAATAAAGCTTTATCCACTAAAACCTGTGCTATTTCATTAGGTCTGCTTTTATATTTTTCTATTTCTTTTTCCGTAAGAGATATAAAATCTTTTGCGTTATCCATAGATCTTCCTTTCTATAAATATTTTCCTTCTTTTTTAACTTTCCCGTGTATATATAACTTAAAAGATACTCCTAATGCAGGAGTATCTGTTATAAATATAAAAAATTAATTAATTTCCTACTATAGCACTGAACTCTTCATAAGCATCTACAACTTTTTGGTTAGCAGTTATAGATTTTTGTAAATCATTTCTTAAAGAAGTTAAAGAAGCAAGAACACCTTGGTATTCTTTTTCATAAAAACTTACTTTTCTTTCTCCAGATACTACATCAATTTGATCCTGAACATTTTCTAATAATTCAGAATACTTAGCTACGTTATCAGTAGCTGTTTCAGCTCTTTGCTGTTCAGCTTGCAAAGTTGCAGCTGTTTTAGCTTCTATTACACTAATTTGGTTGTCAATTGCAGCCGCCTGTCTTTCAATGTCAGAAGCTGTTGCAGCAAATGATAATGAAGCTGCTATAAATAATCCAGTTAAAACTATCTTTTTCATTTTTCCTCCTAAAAAATTTTTTATTATTTCAAAAATTATTGAGCGTAAGCGTCTCTAGCTGCGCTTAATTTTTCAAAATTGTCTATAATTTTTTGGTTTTCTTTTATTGAACCATCAAGTTTTCCTAAAAGATCTTTATACTGGTTAGCTACTGGCCCGTAAGTTGGCTTGTAGTAAGAGATTTTAGCTAATTGAGCTGCTTCGTCATATTTAGCTTGTAATTCATCTCTCATTTCTATTTGCTTATCTAATTCAGCCTGTGCATTATCAGCTTTTTGTTGCTCTAACTGAAATCTTTGGTCATCCTTTGCTCTTAATGCGTCTAATTGATTAGAGATCGCGTCGTATCTTTGTTCAAATGTCATTGTTGCTGTAGGTGCTGTAGTTTTAGTTGTTGTTGTTTTAGCAGCTGCTGATGCTACTACTGAAGATATCATTAATATAATTCCTATCTTTTTCATATTTTCCTCCTTGATATATTTATACTATTAAATTTTACAATAAATACTGATGTTTGTCAATAAATTATTTAATTTGTGACTCTACATCCAGCTCATAATTAGTGTTATTTTCTCTGATAATTTTGTTATCAGGATAGAATTTAACTTCAACCCTTCTGTTTCTTGCTCTTCCTTCAGGATTGTCCTTACCGTTAGGCAGTGTATTTGGTGCAACTGGTCTGTCTTCACCATATCCTGCTACGTTATATCTGATTCCGTTTCCATTACCAATTACCTGTGTATAAACATCGGCAACTGCAGCTGCTCTTCTTTCAGACAGCTTTTGGTTGTATTCTTTTGCTCCCTTAGAATCTGTATGTCCTGCTACATCTAACACTCCTGTTAAATTGCTCTTTTGATTCAATGTTTTGATCTGCTGAGCAGCAGTTACTATTTCTTGTTTAGCATTTTCTTTTATTGTTGCTTTATCAAAATCAAAGTATGCTCCTGAAACTGTTAAATCCACAGTTTTTCCGATTGGCTGCGGTTTTTCAGGTGTTACTACTATTGGTGCAACTGGTTTTGCTGCTGGAAGTATAGGGTAATCTCTCTTTTCCCCTGCTCCAAAAGTGAAACCTAATTTAAGCGATACTTGACTTTCAGTTCCGCTGTGGCTCTTATCATTATTATCTGTTAATTTATATGTAGAACCTTCATATAGAAGTTCAGCATTAAACCAAGGTGCGAACTGTTTACCTATACCTGCTGCATAGTAAAATCCGTCTTTAGCTTTCTTAATAGTGTCTCTGTCTTCAAAGTTAAACTGGTACCCTAATCTAACCGGTACATAAAATGCATTTCCTGTAGAGCTATGCCCTATCCCTATTCTTGATACCGCGTAAACCGGTACTGACGAAAACGCCTTATATCCTCTTTTTCCATTTAATTCAGTCTGATACTCAGATCCAAGTCCCCATCTGAAACCGTCTTCAGGCTTTCCTGACATAATTTCCAGACCAATACTTGCTCCAGGTTCAAAACTATTTGGTTTTTCTCCAAATTCATCTTTTGTTATTGTTCTGTAACCTAATACACCAGGTTTCAAATCCACTGTTACAGCGCTTGAAACTTGTGATGCTACAGCCACTCCCAAAAGAAGCGAAAGATTTTTCATCCCTTTCTTCATTTGACTTCCTCCTACTTATTATTTTAGTTTTGGTATGTTCGTATAAATTATACAAAATTTTATACTAAAAAGCAAATTTTTTTATAAAAATGGTACTTTTTAAAACCATTATTTTGATTCTTATTAAATATATTTTATATAATTTTTACATAAAATGATATAAAAAGCTGTTCTGACACATTTCAGAACAGCCTTTCTATTTTATTAAATTTTATGTTTTTTGAAATACTTAGTGTGTAAAAGCTCATGTGCCTGATGACTCATCGGCTCTTTGAAATATTCATTATATAATTTTTTAATATATGGATTTTCGTGTGATTTTCTTATTGCTTTAGATTCATCTTCCACTCTGATTGCATCAGTTCTCTTTCTCAGTATAGAAGTGTTTCCATGATGGTAAGGCTGTCCTCCACCACCGATACATCCACCTTTACATGCCATTATTTCTATTGCGTGATACATAGATTTTCCTGCTCTTACTTCTTCAAGAAGTTTTCTTGCTTCTCCAAGACCATGTGCTATTCCTATTTTCAGATCAAGATCTCCTACTTTTACATCAGCACTTCTTACACCTTCAAAACCTCTTACAGCTTCATAATCTATATTATCCAGACTCTTTCCTGTATACCAGTCAGCAGCAGTTCTAAGAGCAGCTTCTATAACTCCTCCTGTTCTTCCGAAAATTACCCCTGCTCCAGTTGATTCTCCAAGTGGATTGTCAAATTCTTCGTCTTTCAGGATATTGAAATTTATATTAGCCTGCTTTATTAATCTTGCAAGTTCTCTTGTAGAAAGAACTATATCTGTATCAAAATCTCCGTCTTTAGAGAATTCTTCTCTTCCTGCCTCATATTTTTTAGCAAGACAAGGCATTACAGAAACTACTATCAGATCTTTTCTGTCCACGTTTAATTCCTTGGCAAATACATTTTTAGCCACGGCACTAAACATCTGCATCGGCGACTTAGCTGTCGACGGTATATCTAATAAGTCGTTAAAGTTATGCTCGAAGAATTTTACCCATGCCGGACAGCAAGATGTCAGAATAGGTAATTTTACACTAGTATCACCAGCAAGGTGTCTCTTTAATCTGTCTAAGAATTCAGATGCTTCTTCCATAATTGTCAGATCAGCTGCAAAGTCAGTATCAAAAACTCTGTCAAAACCTAATTTTCTAAGGGCTCCAACCATTTTTCCAGTTACAGAAGTTCCCGGATCATATCCGAATTCTTCTCCAAGTGCTACCCTTACTGCTGGTGCCGTTTGTACAATAACTGTTTTTGTAGGATCTGCAAGGGCTGATAATACATCCCATGTAGCATCTCTTTCTACTAATGCTCCTGTAGGACACACAGCAACACATTGTCCGCAGTATGTACATACTGAATCATTTAAGTCCATTTCCATAGCAGGTGCTACAACTGCATCAAAACCTCTGTTTACTCCTGAAAGAGCTCCTACTGTCTGAACTTCGTTACACATAGTTTCACATCTTCTGCACATTATACATTTGTCCATATCTCTGATTATTGACTTAGATATATCTTTTCTGTATGTAGATTCTTTTCCTTCATATGCTATTTCTTTTATCCCGAATTCATGTGCCAGATCCTGAAGTTCGCATTCTCCTGATTTCTGACAAACCAGACAATCTTTCGGGTGATCAGATAATAGTAATTCTAATACTATTTTTCTTGAATTTAGTGCTTTTATTGTATTTGTTTTTACTGTCATTCCTTCGTTAACAGGTGTCGCACAAGAAGGTGCCAGGTTTCTTCTTCCCTCTACTTCAACAACGCAGACTCTGCACGAAGCTGTTTTGTTTACACATCCAAAATCTGCCAGATTTAGATAGCATAATGTTGGAATGTTTACTCCTGCACTTTTTGCAGCAGCTAGTATCGTTGTTCCTTCAGGAACTTGTACTTTTATATCATCAACTATTACATTCACAAGTTTTTGACTCATTGAACTTTCACTCCCTATCTTTTAATTATATTCTGTCTATTGCACTGAATTTACATTTGTCATAACATGCACCACACTTAATACATTTATCCTGCTCAATGACATGTTTTTCTTTTACTTTACCTTCTATACATGACACAGGACAAACTCTTGCACAGGCAGTACATCCTATACACTTGTCGTTTATTACATATTTTAACAGTGCAGTACATTGACCTGAAGGACACTTTTTATCTTTTACGTGTGCCTCATATTCATGCCAGAAATTATTTAATGTAGATAATATCGGATTTGGTGCTGTCTGCCCCAGACCACACAGTGAAGTATCTTTTATTACGTTAGAAAGTTCTTTTAGTTTTCTTAAATCGTCTTCCGTTCCGTTTCCTTTTGTTATTTTTTCAAGTATTTCAAGTAATCTCTGATTTCCTATTCTGCAAGGAGTACATTTCCCGCATGATTCTTCTACTGTAAATTCCAGATAGAACTTAGATACTGCAACCATACAGTCATCTTCGTCCATTACTATCATTCCGCCGGATCCCATCATAGATCCCTGTGCCATCAGACTGTCAAAATCTATTGCTACATCAAGGTGTTTTTCAGTAAGACATCCTCCAGACGGTCCTCCTGTCTGAACTGACTTAAATTTCTTTCCGTCTTTGATTCCTCCGCCGATTTCATAGATAACTTCTCTAAGAGTAGTTCCCATAGGTACTTCTATCAGTCCTACGTTATTTATCTTTCCTGCAAGGGCGAATACTTTTGTTCCTGATGATTTTTCAGTACCGAATGATTTAAACCAGTCAGCCCCTTTATTTATGATTACTGGTATATTTGCCAGTGTTTCTACGTTATTAACGTTTGTAGGGTATCCGTTATATCCGTGTTCTGCCGGGAACGGCGGTTTCGTAGTAGGTTCTCCTCTGTGCCCTTCCATTGAGTGGATAAGTGCTGTTTCCTCTCCACATACGAATGCTCCTGCACCATATTTTATTTCAATATCAAAGTCGAATCCTGAATTAAATATGTTCTTTCCAAGAACTCCACTTTCTTTTGCTTCTTCAAGTGCTATTTTCAGTCTCTTTATCGCAAGAGGGTACTCTGCTCTTATGTATACAAGACCGTTACTTGCCCCGATAGCATATCCGCAGATAGCCATAGC of Sebaldella sp. S0638 contains these proteins:
- a CDS encoding adhesion protein FadA is translated as MKKIVLTGLFIAASLSFAATASDIERQAAAIDNQISVIEAKTAATLQAEQQRAETATDNVAKYSELLENVQDQIDVVSGERKVSFYEKEYQGVLASLTSLRNDLQKSITANQKVVDAYEEFSAIVGN
- a CDS encoding adhesion protein FadA, giving the protein MKKIGIILMISSVVASAAAKTTTTKTTAPTATMTFEQRYDAISNQLDALRAKDDQRFQLEQQKADNAQAELDKQIEMRDELQAKYDEAAQLAKISYYKPTYGPVANQYKDLLGKLDGSIKENQKIIDNFEKLSAARDAYAQ
- a CDS encoding OmpA family protein, producing the protein MKKGMKNLSLLLGVAVASQVSSAVTVDLKPGVLGYRTITKDEFGEKPNSFEPGASIGLEIMSGKPEDGFRWGLGSEYQTELNGKRGYKAFSSVPVYAVSRIGIGHSSTGNAFYVPVRLGYQFNFEDRDTIKKAKDGFYYAAGIGKQFAPWFNAELLYEGSTYKLTDNNDKSHSGTESQVSLKLGFTFGAGEKRDYPILPAAKPVAPIVVTPEKPQPIGKTVDLTVSGAYFDFDKATIKENAKQEIVTAAQQIKTLNQKSNLTGVLDVAGHTDSKGAKEYNQKLSERRAAAVADVYTQVIGNGNGIRYNVAGYGEDRPVAPNTLPNGKDNPEGRARNRRVEVKFYPDNKIIRENNTNYELDVESQIK
- a CDS encoding NADH-dependent [FeFe] hydrogenase, group A6, producing the protein MSQKLVNVIVDDIKVQVPEGTTILAAAKSAGVNIPTLCYLNLADFGCVNKTASCRVCVVEVEGRRNLAPSCATPVNEGMTVKTNTIKALNSRKIVLELLLSDHPKDCLVCQKSGECELQDLAHEFGIKEIAYEGKESTYRKDISKSIIRDMDKCIMCRRCETMCNEVQTVGALSGVNRGFDAVVAPAMEMDLNDSVCTYCGQCVAVCPTGALVERDATWDVLSALADPTKTVIVQTAPAVRVALGEEFGYDPGTSVTGKMVGALRKLGFDRVFDTDFAADLTIMEEASEFLDRLKRHLAGDTSVKLPILTSCCPAWVKFFEHNFNDLLDIPSTAKSPMQMFSAVAKNVFAKELNVDRKDLIVVSVMPCLAKKYEAGREEFSKDGDFDTDIVLSTRELARLIKQANINFNILKDEEFDNPLGESTGAGVIFGRTGGVIEAALRTAADWYTGKSLDNIDYEAVRGFEGVRSADVKVGDLDLKIGIAHGLGEARKLLEEVRAGKSMYHAIEIMACKGGCIGGGGQPYHHGNTSILRKRTDAIRVEDESKAIRKSHENPYIKKLYNEYFKEPMSHQAHELLHTKYFKKHKI
- the nuoF gene encoding NADH-quinone oxidoreductase subunit NuoF yields the protein MSRVTSIEELNTLKDSINKSRKYSKQVLICGGTGCISSGSNDIAAKMEERVKALGKEDEIRVIKTGCFGFCEKGPIVKMLPDNTFYTEVTPEDVDKLVDKHLIGEEKVEELLYVDPVSKKRISDSDHMDFYKKQRRIALRNCGLVDPEDIDDYFLHDGYTALHKVTEMDQQEVIEIVKNSGLRGRGGAGFSTGMKWQFALNNKADQKYVVCNADEGDPGAFMDRSILEGDPHSIIEAMAICGYAIGASNGLVYIRAEYPLAIKRLKIALEEAKESGVLGKNIFNSGFDFDIEIKYGAGAFVCGEETALIHSMEGHRGEPTTKPPFPAEHGYNGYPTNVNNVETLANIPVIINKGADWFKSFGTEKSSGTKVFALAGKINNVGLIEVPMGTTLREVIYEIGGGIKDGKKFKSVQTGGPSGGCLTEKHLDVAIDFDSLMAQGSMMGSGGMIVMDEDDCMVAVSKFYLEFTVEESCGKCTPCRIGNQRLLEILEKITKGNGTEDDLRKLKELSNVIKDTSLCGLGQTAPNPILSTLNNFWHEYEAHVKDKKCPSGQCTALLKYVINDKCIGCTACARVCPVSCIEGKVKEKHVIEQDKCIKCGACYDKCKFSAIDRI